Genomic window (Alkalilimnicola sp. S0819):
TCGGTTCGTTGGCGAACACCGGGGTGCCCTCGGCCACGGCATGCACGGTGCCGGTGAAGCGAAAACCGCGCAGCCAATCGAGGAAGGCATCGGAGAAGCGCCCGAGGGAGGCCAGGTAGGCCAGTTCCGGCTCGGTGAAACGCAACCGCTGCAGATAATCGAGCACGGTCTCCAGCCCGCAGGCGAGCAGATAATTGCGCGAGGGTGGCAGGCGGCGCACGAACAGGCTGAACACGGCCTGCCCGGTCAGCCCCTCGGCCAGGCAGGCCTGGGCCATGGTGAGTTCGTAGAGGTCAGTGAACAGCGCCGGAATGGTGGGCGATGCCTCGCGCCGGGTCATGGTGCCTCCTGCGCCGATGGCCTTCGTTGAGTGTGAGCGGCGAGGCGGGCGATGTTCAAGAGGTGGCGCGATTCACAAGGCCATCCGGCTGCGTGCGGGCATTGCCCCGTCCTCCCTTGCACCTACCCCCTCCCGCCCCACTATCAATACTGAAGAGTGCTTATGCTTTTCCTCAGCGGGCACACCCAGCCCAGGGAGGAACCCCATGATGGGTCAGGAAGTGATCAGCCAGGTCCGGGCGGCTATGGAGCATGATCCGGACATCAACCTGCATACCTTCCCGATCGAACTTCAGCTGCGGGAGGGCGCCCTGGTGCTGGCCGGCGAAGTGGAGCACATCAGCGCCAAGCGCAAGGCCCTGCGCATCGCCCGTGAACACAGTGGCGACCAGCCGGTGCTGGACCGGCTGCTGCTCCGCACCAGCCGACACCGCGACGGAGACGGGCTGCGCGGTGCCGTGCTGGACAGCCTCACACAGGAACCGGTCTTCCATGGCTGCGCGCTGCTCGACGAGCACCTGCCACCCCCCGATGACGGCAGCGACTGGATACGCGTGACCGTCCCTCAGGG
Coding sequences:
- a CDS encoding BON domain-containing protein, producing MMGQEVISQVRAAMEHDPDINLHTFPIELQLREGALVLAGEVEHISAKRKALRIAREHSGDQPVLDRLLLRTSRHRDGDGLRGAVLDSLTQEPVFHGCALLDEHLPPPDDGSDWIRVTVPQGSSTVRLDGQVNSLSHRRLAEVLTWWTAGTADVDNRLHVQPAEQDTDDELSDAIQLVLDKDPSFDGEQIHVRTRNQEVTLEGAVRSEVNRRLAAQDCWYVAGVHAVHNRLEVRP